A stretch of Primulina tabacum isolate GXHZ01 chromosome 13, ASM2559414v2, whole genome shotgun sequence DNA encodes these proteins:
- the LOC142522341 gene encoding membrane-anchored ubiquitin-fold protein 2-like → MSGAKDQLEIKFRLNDGSDIGPKNFAVATSVATLKENVIAQWPKEKQNGPHTVKDVKLICAGRILENNKTVGECMSPLCDIPGGATTMHVVVQPPPEKAKKLPSESKHKCLCVIL, encoded by the exons atgtCTGGGGCAAAAGATCAGCTGGAAATCAAGTTTAGGCTGAATGATGGATCAGATATTGGTCCAAAGAATTTTGCTGTGGCTACAAGTGTGGCTACCTTGAAAGAGAATGTCATAGCTCAATGGCCTAAAG AGAAACAAAATGGTCCACATACAGTGAAGGATGTCAAGTTAATTTGTGCAGGAAGAATATTAGAGAACAACAAAACTGTGGGGGAATGTATGAGCCCGTTATGTGATATTCCAGGAGGAGCCACCACCATGCATGTTGTTGTTCAACCCCCACCCGAAAAAG CGAAGAAACTACCAAGCGAATCTAAGCACAAATGTTTGTGTGTGATATTATAA
- the LOC142522340 gene encoding uncharacterized protein LOC142522340 isoform X1, producing the protein MWNFASGCLEGKPGIKIDPLKPTQASMDCSDGEVSSTASREEGLECPICWESFNLVENVPYVLWCGHTLCKNCILGLQWAVVKCPTLPLQLPLFISCPWCNLFSFRLVYRGNLKFPRKNFFLLWMLESMNGDRAKSDSTIHGDHQMVCPSTAKTTRSYIGNNNRRRQHMHHSEPLESSHDDNNFNGYLDVVRLHSNLRKALIFFVHLTAKFPLVIIFLLIIFYAIPISATILSLYVLITVVFALPSFLILYFAYPSLDWLMREIFT; encoded by the coding sequence ATGTGGAACTTTGCTTCCGGTTGTTTAGAAGGAAAACCTGGGATCAAGATTGACCCATTGAAGCCAACTCAAGCTTCAATGGATTGTTCTGATGGTGAAGTTTCTTCAACAGCCAGCAGAGAGGAGGGACTAGAATGCCCTATATGCTGGGAATCCTTTAATCTTGTTGAAAATGTACCTTACGTTTTGTGGTGTGGACATACGTTGTGCAAGAACTGCATCCTTGGTCTCCAATGGGCTGTTGTGAAATGTCCCACTTTACCACTTCAGCTCCCGCTCTTTATATCTTGCCCCTGGTGCAATCTCTTTTCATTTCGCCTGGTTTATAGAGGGAACCTGAAATTTCCCCGTAAAAACTTCTTTCTTCTTTGGATGCTGGAAAGCATGAACGGTGACAGAGCGAAATCTGATTCCACCATTCATGGGGATCATCAAATGGTTTGTCCATCAACTGCAAAAACTACGAGAAGCTATATAGGGAATAACAATAGAAGGCGGCAACATATGCATCATTCTGAGCCGTTGGAATCAAGTCACGATGACAATAATTTCAACGGCTATCTTGATGTTGTGAGACTTCATTCCAACCTCAGAAAGGCCCTCATTTTCTTTGTTCATTTGACTGCAAAGTTTCCACTGGTCATCATTTTTCTTCTCATAATCTTTTATGCGATTCCTATTAGTGCTACCATCTTGTCTCTGTACGTACTTATCACAGTTGTCTTTGCACTACCATCTTTCCTCATTCTGTACTTTGCATATCCCAGTTTGGATTGGCTGATGAGGGAGATCTTCACGTGA
- the LOC142522340 gene encoding uncharacterized protein LOC142522340 isoform X2, which yields MDCSDGEVSSTASREEGLECPICWESFNLVENVPYVLWCGHTLCKNCILGLQWAVVKCPTLPLQLPLFISCPWCNLFSFRLVYRGNLKFPRKNFFLLWMLESMNGDRAKSDSTIHGDHQMVCPSTAKTTRSYIGNNNRRRQHMHHSEPLESSHDDNNFNGYLDVVRLHSNLRKALIFFVHLTAKFPLVIIFLLIIFYAIPISATILSLYVLITVVFALPSFLILYFAYPSLDWLMREIFT from the coding sequence ATGGATTGTTCTGATGGTGAAGTTTCTTCAACAGCCAGCAGAGAGGAGGGACTAGAATGCCCTATATGCTGGGAATCCTTTAATCTTGTTGAAAATGTACCTTACGTTTTGTGGTGTGGACATACGTTGTGCAAGAACTGCATCCTTGGTCTCCAATGGGCTGTTGTGAAATGTCCCACTTTACCACTTCAGCTCCCGCTCTTTATATCTTGCCCCTGGTGCAATCTCTTTTCATTTCGCCTGGTTTATAGAGGGAACCTGAAATTTCCCCGTAAAAACTTCTTTCTTCTTTGGATGCTGGAAAGCATGAACGGTGACAGAGCGAAATCTGATTCCACCATTCATGGGGATCATCAAATGGTTTGTCCATCAACTGCAAAAACTACGAGAAGCTATATAGGGAATAACAATAGAAGGCGGCAACATATGCATCATTCTGAGCCGTTGGAATCAAGTCACGATGACAATAATTTCAACGGCTATCTTGATGTTGTGAGACTTCATTCCAACCTCAGAAAGGCCCTCATTTTCTTTGTTCATTTGACTGCAAAGTTTCCACTGGTCATCATTTTTCTTCTCATAATCTTTTATGCGATTCCTATTAGTGCTACCATCTTGTCTCTGTACGTACTTATCACAGTTGTCTTTGCACTACCATCTTTCCTCATTCTGTACTTTGCATATCCCAGTTTGGATTGGCTGATGAGGGAGATCTTCACGTGA